One genomic segment of Flagellimonas marinaquae includes these proteins:
- a CDS encoding M1 family metallopeptidase: MKNHIMFSLFAAIFVIACNPKPRTDLLQNGIPLKMAEYRKEQVSNVIYALTFDIPEERQKPIPSKMKLDLSIHDLSHPLYLDFNADSTLLKNIKVNGQNQTINHQKQHIIISENLKKGPNTIDIEFNAGEMSLNRNQDYLYTLLVPDRASTLFPCFDQPNIKARYMLNVAVPKQWSVLSASSLKEKNEVGDKHYFSFVESDPMSTYLFSLVAGKFESVTENPGAFDMTLLYRETDSSKIEFSIPRIFDLHQRSIDFLKDYTQYDFPFQKLDFAAIPGFQYGGMEHVGAIQYRQSAIFLDESSTERRRMGSAKLIAHEASHMWFGDLVTMDWFNDVWMKEVFANFMADKIINPAVPEINHNLQFLISHYRNAYGEDRTNGTNPIRQDLANLKNAGSLYGSIIYNKAPIMMRQLEATIGEKAFRDGVREYISTHAYGNATWNDLVDILDKKTVQDLKQWSNVWVNQSGRPVITDKIEYVDGKIARFVITQNAEDGSDRLWPQSFEVSLVYPDSTRTIPVSISKKNTSVDLAIGLSKPNAIIYNSNAFGYGVFPVNTSDLDIIPNLEEEVARAYAYLNTYENILTGNLSAEQTFALLIAGVLNEENEFVHGMLTGLANNLYWSFLNDQQRAEHNNLIENRLWVKLLQTDVNPNLKKNIFDFWQGIAYSEKAKEKLYGVWNKTVQIPDLMLNQDDFSEMAMSLALYEHSLAEIVLETAKAQLNNLDKIERFEFLRPALSSDVAVRDAFFESFKDAKNREKESWITTACRFIHHPLRQKTAIEQVPLALELLQEIQQTGDIFFPKRWLVATVGQYQSKEAVQHVESYLRNHPDLEPSLKGKLLQATDNLYRFNRL; encoded by the coding sequence ATGAAAAATCATATTATGTTCTCCCTTTTTGCTGCGATATTTGTGATTGCATGCAATCCTAAACCCAGAACCGATTTACTACAAAACGGAATTCCCCTTAAAATGGCGGAATATCGCAAAGAGCAGGTTTCCAACGTAATATATGCGCTTACCTTCGATATTCCCGAAGAGCGGCAAAAACCCATACCTTCCAAAATGAAGCTGGATTTATCCATCCATGATCTTTCACATCCGCTTTACCTGGATTTTAATGCAGATAGTACGTTGCTAAAAAACATAAAGGTGAATGGGCAAAACCAAACCATAAACCATCAAAAGCAGCATATAATCATTTCGGAAAACCTTAAAAAAGGACCAAATACCATAGATATCGAGTTCAATGCCGGTGAAATGTCGCTAAACCGAAATCAAGACTATTTGTACACCCTTTTAGTGCCAGATAGGGCAAGTACATTGTTCCCATGTTTTGATCAACCGAACATCAAGGCACGCTACATGTTGAATGTTGCCGTACCCAAGCAGTGGAGCGTCTTATCCGCTTCTTCATTGAAAGAAAAAAATGAGGTAGGGGACAAGCACTATTTTTCTTTTGTGGAGAGCGACCCCATGAGTACCTACCTGTTTTCGTTGGTGGCCGGAAAATTTGAATCGGTCACCGAAAATCCGGGAGCGTTCGATATGACCCTTTTGTACCGAGAAACAGATTCCTCCAAAATTGAATTCAGTATACCTCGAATTTTTGATTTACACCAGCGTTCTATAGATTTTCTTAAGGACTATACCCAATACGATTTTCCTTTCCAAAAGTTGGATTTTGCAGCCATACCTGGCTTTCAATATGGAGGAATGGAGCATGTAGGTGCCATACAATACAGGCAATCCGCCATTTTTTTGGATGAAAGCTCCACCGAACGACGCAGAATGGGTAGTGCCAAATTAATTGCCCACGAGGCATCACATATGTGGTTTGGGGATCTGGTGACCATGGACTGGTTCAACGATGTATGGATGAAAGAGGTCTTCGCCAATTTTATGGCAGATAAGATCATAAATCCAGCCGTTCCAGAAATCAATCATAATTTACAATTTCTAATCTCCCATTACCGAAACGCATATGGGGAGGATAGAACAAATGGAACCAACCCCATCCGGCAGGATTTGGCCAATCTAAAAAATGCGGGCAGTCTGTATGGATCTATCATTTACAACAAAGCGCCCATAATGATGCGCCAGTTGGAAGCCACCATTGGCGAAAAGGCATTTAGAGATGGTGTTCGGGAGTATATTTCTACTCATGCCTATGGTAATGCAACTTGGAACGATTTGGTTGATATTTTGGATAAAAAAACGGTTCAAGATCTAAAACAGTGGAGCAATGTTTGGGTGAATCAATCCGGTAGGCCCGTGATTACGGATAAAATTGAATATGTTGATGGAAAAATAGCCAGGTTTGTCATCACGCAAAATGCAGAAGATGGTAGCGATAGATTATGGCCACAAAGTTTCGAGGTATCCTTGGTATATCCGGATAGTACACGAACCATTCCAGTGTCCATTTCAAAGAAAAACACTTCTGTGGATTTAGCAATTGGTCTGTCCAAGCCCAACGCCATTATATATAATTCCAATGCTTTTGGGTATGGAGTTTTTCCGGTTAACACATCAGATCTGGACATAATTCCCAATCTGGAAGAGGAGGTAGCTCGAGCCTATGCCTACTTAAATACCTACGAGAATATATTGACCGGAAATTTATCCGCCGAACAAACCTTTGCTCTTTTGATAGCAGGTGTTTTAAACGAGGAAAACGAATTTGTCCATGGAATGCTCACTGGATTGGCAAATAACTTATACTGGAGTTTTTTAAATGATCAACAACGTGCGGAACACAATAATTTGATCGAAAATCGACTTTGGGTGAAGTTGCTTCAAACCGATGTAAATCCCAACCTTAAAAAGAACATTTTTGATTTTTGGCAAGGAATAGCGTATTCAGAAAAGGCGAAGGAAAAGTTATACGGTGTGTGGAACAAGACTGTCCAAATTCCTGATCTAATGCTTAACCAGGATGATTTTTCCGAGATGGCCATGTCCTTGGCATTGTATGAGCACAGCCTTGCCGAAATAGTTTTGGAAACGGCCAAAGCCCAATTGAATAATCTGGACAAAATTGAGCGTTTCGAGTTTTTAAGGCCTGCCCTATCTTCCGATGTTGCTGTGAGGGATGCCTTTTTTGAGTCCTTTAAAGACGCCAAAAACCGCGAAAAGGAATCTTGGATAACCACAGCTTGCAGATTTATCCATCATCCTTTGCGCCAAAAAACGGCAATTGAACAAGTACCTTTGGCCTTGGAGCTTTTACAGGAAATTCAACAAACGGGAGATATCTTTTTTCCTAAACGCTGGCTTGTGGCAACGGTAGGGCAATATCAATCCAAGGAGGCCGTGCAGCATGTGGAATCTTATTTACGGAACCATCCGGATTTGGAACCTTCCTTAAAGGGCAAGTTGTTACAAGCCACAGATAACCTCTATCGATTTAACCGTTTGTAG
- a CDS encoding tyrosine-protein phosphatase: MISFFEKKIYLADYLHGLVDIHNHIIPGLDDGAKTVDESIALINGFADMGVTYFRCTPHIMHNHYDNTSETIKIAHKALLAGMEKNGLSDITLHCAAEHMIDDNFENILEEKQIMPLNKEYLLIEMSYLQPSFNFDLAVNKIAQHKYFPILAHPERYMYYHSKYGKYPSMKSNGILFQLNLLSLSAASYGSDVQKIAEKLLKDDLIDFVGTDVHNARQLNLLKEIRLSKKMLNRLLPAIENTIQSFY, from the coding sequence ATGATAAGTTTTTTTGAGAAGAAAATTTATTTGGCCGATTATTTACACGGTCTAGTGGACATTCACAATCATATAATTCCAGGTTTGGACGATGGTGCCAAAACTGTGGATGAATCCATTGCATTGATCAATGGCTTCGCAGATATGGGAGTTACCTATTTTAGGTGTACGCCCCATATTATGCACAACCATTACGATAACACGTCGGAAACAATAAAAATTGCCCATAAAGCGCTATTGGCCGGAATGGAGAAAAACGGCTTATCGGATATTACTTTGCACTGTGCGGCCGAACATATGATCGACGATAATTTTGAGAATATTTTGGAAGAGAAACAGATAATGCCCTTAAACAAGGAATATTTGTTGATCGAAATGTCCTATCTACAGCCTTCTTTCAATTTTGATCTTGCGGTGAACAAGATTGCCCAGCACAAGTACTTTCCCATTTTGGCGCACCCGGAACGCTATATGTACTACCATAGTAAATATGGCAAATATCCGTCCATGAAATCGAACGGGATCCTATTCCAGCTCAACCTACTTTCGTTAAGTGCCGCGTCCTATGGCTCCGATGTACAAAAAATTGCGGAGAAATTGTTGAAAGACGACCTTATCGACTTTGTGGGAACCGATGTCCATAATGCAAGGCAATTGAATCTTCTCAAAGAAATCCGACTGTCCAAAAAAATGTTGAATAGACTATTGCCAGCTATCGAAAATACAATTCAATCCTTTTACTGA
- a CDS encoding polysaccharide biosynthesis/export family protein produces the protein MFKPVFLNNKLAVLAVFSLLFIVSCTPSKDVVYFQDANQFETLVDENNFSTKFKVDDLVSIHISTLDPEASAPFNLLRGTEEGGLRAEQVNYLVDKNGEIDFPVIGKIKIEGLSPSETRDLLREKLKDYLKDPIINIRIRNFTVTVLGAVNRPGTYPVNGEQITIMEALGMAGDINIKGRRDNVMVIRDFDGTKVYNRINLNQKDALKSPVFYLTQNDVVYVEPNKSGKTQSSLDQRATIAISIVSTLITSAVILLTRN, from the coding sequence ATGTTCAAACCTGTGTTCCTAAACAATAAGTTGGCAGTACTTGCTGTATTTTCCTTACTTTTTATCGTATCCTGCACACCATCAAAAGATGTTGTCTATTTTCAAGATGCCAATCAGTTTGAAACCTTGGTCGACGAAAACAATTTCTCCACAAAATTCAAGGTAGATGATTTGGTAAGTATCCATATATCCACTTTGGATCCTGAAGCCAGTGCACCGTTCAATTTGTTACGAGGGACTGAAGAAGGAGGCTTACGCGCCGAACAGGTGAATTATTTGGTGGATAAGAATGGTGAAATTGATTTTCCGGTAATAGGAAAAATAAAGATCGAAGGATTGTCACCTAGCGAAACTCGAGATTTGTTAAGAGAGAAATTAAAAGATTATTTAAAGGACCCGATCATAAACATTAGGATACGCAATTTTACGGTTACCGTTCTTGGGGCGGTCAATAGGCCCGGAACATATCCCGTAAATGGCGAACAGATAACTATTATGGAGGCATTGGGAATGGCCGGCGATATAAATATAAAGGGCCGAAGGGACAATGTTATGGTCATTAGGGACTTTGATGGCACAAAAGTTTATAATAGAATAAATCTAAACCAGAAAGATGCTTTAAAATCCCCTGTCTTTTATTTAACTCAGAATGATGTGGTTTATGTGGAACCTAACAAATCAGGAAAAACCCAATCCAGCTTAGATCAAAGGGCAACCATTGCAATTTCAATAGTCTCAACCTTAATTACATCTGCGGTTATTTTATTGACAAGGAATTAA
- a CDS encoding GumC family protein: MNNSNLDIKAVIKSYTKHWKWFVLSVIVAFLLAFAYLRYTIPKYNASAKIQIIEDKGASSELSVLQDLDVFSGGKTRIEDEIEILKSRSNLTQVVKKLKLNVRYFVIGNIRDSELYGVDFPFNINFISADSIVNKSRHQFFIDLNSDTSFEYSEQEDAPFKKYDFGSKIQTNIGDIILVPNTKLLKSYKNKRLKVIVQPIPKVAAGYRQKINVSPAAEFSNIINISLTDPIQKRAIDVIDELILTNNANAVADKKAIADRTTKFINDRITEIYSNLSSVDQTAESFKASRGIADLGSQSNVNFTQSAANEKQLQEANIQLNIANSMKDLINDKEGYDYIPTNVGLSDPGIANAAQRYNELIAQRNRLLESSNEKNPVIVKLDQQLEGLKRGMQSSLNNVTNNLDLQVNSLSKQLSQINSRIYAAPSNERALRDISRQQQTTESLYLYLLQKREESQITFASAAPKSKIVDSAYGSNLPISPKSTIIFMAAIIFGLLVPFSIIYVNDLLDDKVHNKLDLEKVTEDIPVIVEVPKLDKKDNRLVKKDDRSVLAESLRILRTNLNYIQRSHNSSANNIIFITSSVPGEGKTFISSNLAAIYANTGKKVLLIGADIRNPKLYDFFSSGDVEPGNKVKPRRSTKDGLTEYLVNSNLKIQDITIPAQVNENSIDIIFSGKIPPNPTELLMNERMEELFKNVSELYDYVIVDTAPLMVVTDTLLISEHASQILYVVKAGATELKVLDFPLKLKEEGKLKGLSFVVNNVKQSNLGYGGKYGYGYGKTVKKWWKFS, encoded by the coding sequence ATGAACAACTCAAATTTGGATATAAAAGCAGTAATAAAATCATATACAAAACATTGGAAATGGTTTGTGTTGAGTGTAATAGTAGCATTTTTACTTGCATTTGCATACCTGCGCTATACAATACCCAAATATAATGCTTCTGCCAAAATTCAGATCATTGAAGACAAAGGGGCATCTTCCGAGTTAAGTGTACTTCAAGATCTTGATGTTTTTTCTGGAGGAAAGACAAGGATTGAGGATGAGATTGAAATATTAAAATCTCGAAGCAATCTAACCCAAGTGGTTAAAAAGTTAAAGTTGAATGTTCGTTACTTCGTTATCGGAAATATAAGGGACAGCGAACTGTACGGTGTTGATTTTCCTTTTAACATAAACTTTATTTCCGCAGATTCCATTGTAAACAAATCTAGGCATCAATTTTTCATAGATTTAAATTCGGATACGTCTTTTGAATATTCCGAACAAGAGGACGCACCATTCAAGAAATATGATTTTGGATCAAAGATCCAAACAAATATTGGTGATATAATTCTAGTTCCCAATACCAAACTGTTAAAATCTTACAAGAACAAAAGGCTAAAAGTAATAGTACAGCCCATACCTAAAGTTGCTGCAGGGTACAGGCAAAAAATTAATGTAAGTCCGGCGGCCGAGTTTTCTAACATTATTAATATATCACTGACCGACCCAATTCAAAAACGGGCAATAGACGTTATCGATGAATTGATACTCACCAATAATGCAAATGCAGTAGCGGACAAAAAGGCCATTGCGGATAGGACCACCAAGTTTATTAACGATAGGATAACCGAAATTTATAGTAACCTTTCATCTGTAGACCAAACAGCGGAGAGTTTTAAAGCAAGTAGGGGAATAGCCGATTTAGGATCACAATCCAATGTGAATTTTACCCAAAGTGCTGCAAACGAAAAGCAATTGCAGGAAGCAAATATTCAACTAAATATTGCCAACTCTATGAAAGATCTGATCAACGACAAGGAAGGGTACGATTATATTCCGACCAATGTTGGTTTAAGCGATCCTGGAATTGCCAACGCTGCCCAGCGATATAATGAGTTGATTGCTCAGCGTAACAGGTTGCTGGAAAGTTCCAATGAGAAAAACCCTGTTATTGTTAAATTGGATCAACAGCTCGAAGGTCTCAAGAGAGGAATGCAGTCCAGTTTAAACAATGTAACTAATAACCTGGACCTTCAGGTTAACAGTTTGAGCAAACAATTGTCTCAAATTAATTCCAGAATATACGCCGCACCAAGTAACGAAAGAGCTTTGCGAGATATTTCCCGACAACAACAAACAACAGAGTCCTTATATTTATATCTGTTACAAAAAAGGGAAGAATCTCAGATAACCTTTGCATCTGCAGCTCCAAAATCTAAAATAGTGGATTCTGCGTATGGATCTAATTTGCCTATTTCGCCTAAGTCTACCATAATTTTTATGGCAGCAATTATATTTGGACTTTTGGTACCTTTTTCAATAATATATGTCAATGATTTATTAGATGACAAAGTTCACAATAAATTGGACCTAGAAAAAGTTACGGAAGATATTCCAGTAATAGTTGAAGTGCCAAAATTGGATAAAAAAGATAATCGATTGGTCAAAAAAGATGATCGATCTGTTTTAGCTGAATCTCTCAGGATTTTAAGGACCAACCTTAACTATATTCAAAGGTCACATAACTCATCTGCCAACAACATCATATTCATTACCTCTAGCGTTCCTGGTGAAGGAAAGACCTTTATTTCCTCTAATCTTGCGGCCATTTATGCAAATACAGGGAAGAAGGTATTGCTTATTGGGGCTGATATTAGAAATCCAAAATTGTATGACTTTTTCTCTAGTGGTGATGTTGAGCCTGGAAATAAAGTCAAACCACGAAGAAGTACCAAGGATGGTTTAACAGAATACCTTGTAAATTCAAATTTGAAGATACAGGATATCACGATACCTGCCCAGGTTAATGAAAATTCGATTGATATCATATTCTCAGGAAAAATACCACCAAACCCAACAGAGCTGTTGATGAATGAAAGGATGGAGGAACTGTTCAAGAACGTATCTGAACTTTATGATTATGTGATTGTGGACACCGCACCACTAATGGTTGTAACGGATACACTTTTGATCAGTGAACATGCCAGTCAAATACTATATGTTGTTAAGGCAGGTGCCACGGAATTAAAAGTTCTTGACTTTCCGTTAAAATTAAAAGAGGAGGGCAAGCTTAAGGGGCTATCATTTGTGGTAAACAACGTTAAACAATCCAATCTAGGTTACGGTGGAAAGTATGGTTACGGCTACGGTAAAACCGTTAAAAAATGGTGGAAATTCTCCTAA
- a CDS encoding polysaccharide biosynthesis protein, with protein MVHNYLFKKVDRYASKWIVLSIDILVVTISFVLSYCIRFNLSFEFDLQKLFFQLPVVGLVFLAAFLISGSYKGVVRHTGVKDIYAIFNAVCLASIGTIVIVLLNRAYGILPGFTIPLSIIIINSLLTFIVLTLSRFAFKVLYEYLKNSNQGNYKKVLIYGAGESGIITYNTLTNHSKMRAKVIGFVDNNLQKVGKQINGVKVYDKSILTKEFVNFNNITEVIFSIQSIHPKQLRVLVNEIVDLPVKVKIVPPVEDWINGELKVSQIKRVQIEDLLDRPPIEIKNSKVMKDFDDKVIMVTGGAGSIGSELVRQICKYNYRALIVIDQAESALYDLQQELKQSGFFNYVPIVGDIRDKNKMRVLFEEYRPDRIFHAAAYKHVPLMEQNPYEAVKINVAGTKTIVDLAVEYMVEKFVFVSTDKAVNPTNIMGATKRIAEMYISCRQQEGKTKFITTRFGNVLGSNGSVIPLFRKQIEKGGPLTVTHEDITRYFMTIPEASQLVLEAGAMGKGGEIFIFDMGESVKIMDLAKNMIRLSGLHYPDDIDIKITGLRPGEKLYEELLANGENTLPTYHDKIMISKVREIEYGKIRTMIDELCISNLFFKDNVVQLMKSIVPEYISNNSDFCKLDKKYPRPELEKNQKPRYPQLNN; from the coding sequence GTGGTACATAATTACCTATTTAAAAAAGTTGATCGGTATGCTTCTAAATGGATAGTTTTGTCCATTGATATATTAGTGGTTACTATATCATTCGTCCTTTCATATTGTATTAGGTTTAATCTCAGTTTTGAATTTGATCTTCAAAAACTTTTTTTTCAACTTCCTGTTGTTGGATTAGTATTTTTGGCTGCATTCCTAATCTCTGGCTCATACAAGGGAGTAGTTAGGCATACAGGCGTAAAAGATATTTATGCTATATTCAATGCTGTATGTTTAGCAAGTATTGGCACAATAGTCATAGTTCTTTTGAACAGGGCTTATGGTATATTGCCAGGGTTTACAATTCCACTTTCAATCATTATTATAAATAGCTTGCTCACCTTCATTGTCTTGACTTTGTCAAGGTTTGCTTTTAAGGTGTTATATGAGTATTTGAAGAATTCAAATCAAGGAAATTACAAGAAGGTTTTAATTTACGGTGCTGGTGAGTCAGGGATCATTACTTACAATACGCTCACCAACCATTCAAAAATGCGGGCCAAAGTAATTGGCTTTGTAGACAATAATCTTCAAAAAGTAGGTAAGCAGATAAATGGTGTCAAAGTTTATGATAAATCCATTTTAACCAAGGAGTTTGTAAACTTTAACAACATCACCGAAGTTATTTTTTCCATTCAAAGTATCCATCCCAAGCAATTACGGGTATTGGTAAACGAGATTGTGGACCTGCCGGTAAAAGTAAAGATAGTACCTCCGGTAGAAGATTGGATCAATGGGGAATTAAAGGTCTCGCAAATTAAGAGGGTACAGATAGAAGATCTTTTGGATAGACCTCCTATCGAAATCAAGAACAGTAAGGTGATGAAGGATTTTGACGATAAAGTCATCATGGTCACCGGGGGCGCAGGTTCGATTGGTAGCGAATTGGTCAGGCAAATTTGTAAATACAACTACCGAGCTCTTATAGTGATAGACCAAGCTGAGTCAGCTCTTTACGATTTACAACAAGAATTAAAACAGTCAGGTTTTTTCAATTATGTACCGATTGTTGGCGACATTCGGGATAAAAACAAGATGCGCGTGCTTTTCGAGGAATATAGACCGGACCGAATTTTCCATGCAGCAGCCTATAAGCACGTTCCCCTTATGGAGCAGAATCCGTACGAAGCAGTAAAGATCAACGTAGCGGGAACCAAGACCATAGTGGATCTTGCCGTGGAATATATGGTCGAAAAATTTGTTTTTGTATCTACGGATAAGGCGGTAAACCCAACAAATATAATGGGCGCGACCAAGCGTATTGCCGAGATGTACATTAGTTGCAGGCAACAAGAAGGAAAAACTAAATTTATTACCACAAGATTTGGGAATGTTCTTGGTTCCAACGGTTCAGTGATCCCATTGTTTAGAAAGCAAATAGAAAAAGGAGGGCCGCTGACCGTTACACATGAAGATATTACCCGTTATTTTATGACTATACCCGAAGCATCCCAATTGGTTTTGGAAGCAGGAGCAATGGGCAAGGGAGGCGAGATATTTATTTTTGATATGGGTGAGTCCGTTAAAATTATGGATTTGGCCAAAAACATGATCCGCCTTTCAGGGTTGCACTACCCCGATGATATAGACATTAAGATAACCGGATTAAGGCCAGGTGAAAAATTGTATGAAGAATTGTTGGCCAATGGAGAAAACACACTCCCAACGTATCATGATAAGATTATGATAAGCAAGGTCAGGGAAATCGAATATGGAAAAATAAGAACAATGATAGATGAATTATGCATTTCCAACCTCTTTTTCAAAGACAATGTTGTACAATTGATGAAGAGTATTGTTCCAGAGTATATTTCCAACAATTCCGATTTTTGTAAATTGGACAAAAAATATCCAAGACCTGAGTTGGAGAAAAATCAAAAACCGCGATATCCACAACTAAACAATTAA
- a CDS encoding response regulator transcription factor: MYKLLLVEDDNALGYLLSEYLGMKGFAVSWAKNAEEGVQKTKTNVFDLAILDVMLPDMDGFELSQKIKSINPELPFIFLTAKSLKIDVLKGFSLGAVDYLKKPIDEEELVVRINALLARLVADKVEEPHVSQYIIGDYLLNMDNFELNYKGESIKLTAKEFDLLALLAKNKNQLCTHKEILTTVWDKNDYFNKKSLNVFVSHLRKHLGKDPRLSIVNVSRRGFMLRESEV, from the coding sequence ATGTACAAACTACTTTTGGTGGAGGACGATAATGCCCTGGGATATTTATTGTCGGAATATTTGGGAATGAAGGGCTTTGCCGTAAGTTGGGCAAAAAATGCAGAAGAAGGAGTTCAAAAAACAAAGACCAACGTTTTTGATCTTGCCATCTTGGACGTTATGTTGCCAGATATGGACGGTTTTGAACTCTCGCAGAAAATAAAGAGCATAAACCCCGAACTTCCGTTTATATTTTTAACTGCAAAATCGTTAAAAATAGATGTTTTAAAAGGATTCTCTCTCGGCGCAGTTGACTATCTTAAAAAACCGATAGACGAAGAGGAATTGGTGGTAAGGATCAATGCACTCCTTGCCAGATTGGTGGCCGATAAAGTGGAAGAACCCCATGTTTCTCAATATATAATCGGGGATTATTTGCTGAACATGGATAATTTTGAACTGAATTATAAAGGAGAATCCATAAAGTTAACGGCCAAAGAGTTTGATCTATTGGCGCTTTTGGCAAAGAACAAGAACCAACTTTGCACCCATAAGGAGATACTCACCACTGTATGGGACAAAAATGATTATTTCAACAAAAAAAGCCTGAACGTCTTCGTTTCGCATTTGCGCAAACATTTGGGTAAAGATCCCAGATTGAGCATCGTAAATGTTAGTCGAAGAGGATTTATGTTGCGCGAATCGGAAGTGTGA
- a CDS encoding sensor histidine kinase — MLTKRNLYVLIFVIAVIGLLVVQYQYLRVGLGLAKAQFSDKIDKARENINSELSTVNALTYTLGNAIQKDTSQVHISLDSLEKASQYYLNDYIAYQLKVSGIDAPFTYTLYSRDSITYLSSARPHLSKKENLTYPMKIEGYLPKLLQKEVILEIGFEDLNNYFLGQIRGLILPGLLFLLMIIFVVIWVLRSFYLQRSIITTTNDFINNLTHELKTPVFSIGLATKILKEDVPDEKKEVVDLIRTESDRLKKHIDKVLELASMESGNPLMLFQEVDFRPELERICQSFALLAKHEQIDFGYTLEKGSYLIKAEKFHLENVIGNLLENARKYSDHPIIKLNAYKQKGKLLINISDNGVGISQEDIKKIFSKYYRVKKGNVHKVKGYGLGLYYVQKIIKMHRGKVSVQSELGKGTNFTLSLKLMNNG; from the coding sequence ATGCTGACCAAAAGAAACCTTTATGTCCTAATTTTTGTAATTGCCGTTATAGGTCTTTTGGTGGTCCAATACCAGTATTTAAGAGTAGGTTTGGGATTGGCCAAAGCTCAGTTTTCCGATAAAATAGATAAAGCGCGGGAGAACATAAATAGTGAATTGTCCACGGTAAATGCACTGACCTATACTTTAGGGAATGCCATACAAAAGGACACCTCCCAAGTACATATAAGTTTGGACAGTCTGGAAAAAGCCTCACAATACTATCTAAACGATTATATCGCATATCAATTAAAAGTATCGGGCATAGACGCCCCATTTACCTATACCCTTTATTCCAGGGATTCTATCACCTATTTAAGTTCTGCAAGGCCACATCTTTCTAAAAAGGAAAACTTGACGTATCCTATGAAGATCGAAGGCTATTTGCCCAAGCTCTTACAAAAGGAAGTAATCTTGGAAATCGGTTTTGAAGATTTAAACAACTATTTTCTGGGACAGATCAGGGGACTGATCCTGCCAGGACTGTTGTTTTTGTTGATGATAATTTTCGTTGTTATTTGGGTGTTGCGGTCGTTTTACTTGCAACGAAGCATTATTACCACCACGAACGATTTTATAAATAACCTGACACACGAGCTCAAAACCCCTGTGTTTTCCATTGGCTTGGCCACAAAAATTTTAAAAGAGGATGTTCCAGATGAGAAAAAAGAGGTTGTGGACCTTATCCGAACAGAATCGGATAGACTTAAAAAACATATCGATAAGGTTTTGGAACTCGCCAGTATGGAATCCGGAAATCCATTGATGCTGTTTCAGGAAGTGGATTTTAGGCCCGAATTGGAGCGGATTTGTCAGAGTTTTGCCTTACTTGCCAAGCACGAGCAGATTGATTTTGGCTACACATTGGAAAAGGGATCTTATTTAATAAAAGCAGAAAAGTTCCATTTGGAAAATGTAATCGGTAACCTATTGGAGAATGCACGTAAATACTCCGACCACCCCATTATAAAACTAAACGCATACAAACAAAAGGGGAAATTACTGATCAATATTTCCGATAACGGAGTTGGAATTTCACAGGAGGACATTAAAAAAATCTTTAGCAAATATTATAGGGTAAAAAAAGGTAACGTGCACAAGGTAAAAGGATATGGCCTTGGGTTGTATTACGTTCAAAAAATTATAAAAATGCACAGGGGAAAGGTATCCGTACAAAGCGAATTGGGCAAAGGCACCAACTTTACCCTATCCCTTAAATTAATGAACAATGGATAG